A section of the Oncorhynchus gorbuscha isolate QuinsamMale2020 ecotype Even-year linkage group LG04, OgorEven_v1.0, whole genome shotgun sequence genome encodes:
- the git2a gene encoding ARF GTPase-activating protein GIT2a isoform X4 has protein sequence MSKRLRNSELCADCSVPEPRWASVNRGVLICDECCSVHRSLGRHSSQVRHLTHTPWAPTQLQMVQMLYNNSANSIWEHSLLDPASVMSGKRKANPQDKVHPNKTEFIKAKYQMLAFVHRMPCRDDDSFTAKDLSKQLHSSVRTGNLETCLRLLSLGAQANFFHPEKGNTPLHVAAKAGQLFQAELLTVYGADPGAPDTSAKTPIDYARQAGYHDLADRLVEIQYELTDRLAFYLCGRKPDHKNGQHFIVPQMADRNISLDLSELAKAAKKKLQSLSNHLFEELAMDVYDEVDRRETDAVWLATQNHSTLVTDTTVVPFLPVNPEYSSTRNQGRQKLARFNAHEFATLVIDILSDAKRRQLGNSTMSPKENVELILKSVSIRRGSEGLDNDQPDYDSVASDEDTDQEPPSGKDRTKSLDSDLSDGPVTVQEFLEVKHALSASEAKIKQLMKVNSNLSGELRLMQKKLHSLQSENTSLRRQGPTTHIYQVPISSGSEYTDPPSSSPSAMKRRQSARASRPMSMSIYETGSGLKPYLPKGETPYPEEGIPTLQPFLPPHMGRGAFVTSSSLPSFPSTLSWSRDESAQRASKMEKQSSMSDGDYDNTTNDSELEDSGVGRRGRLRSSGWLGEGSSIPELDDLEAEPDSALPSTEDVIRKTEQITKNIQDLLRAAQENKHDSFIPCSERIHVAVTEMAALFPKRPRSETVRGPLRLLTSSAFRLQGECQKAVPSEGGPGPDMQLVTQQVIQCAYDIAKAAKQLVTITTKENSN, from the exons ATGTCTAAACGATTAAGGAATAGTGAGCTATGCGCGGATTGCAGTGTGCCAG AGCCTCGTTGGGCTTCTGTGAACAGGGGCGTGTTGATCTGCGACGAGTGCTGTAGTGTTCATCGGAGTCTGGGCAGACACAGCTCCCAAGTGCGTCACCTGACTCACACACCATGGGCTCCTACACAGTTACAG ATGGTTCAGATGTTATACAACAACAGTGCAAATTCGATATGGGAACACTCTCTACTGGACCCAGCATCTGTGATGAGTGGGAAACGCAAGGCCAACCCTCAGGACAAAGTACA CCCAAATAAAACAGAGTTCATAAAGGCCAAATACCAAATGCTGGCTTTTGTCCACCGGATGCCTTGTCGAGATGACGACAGCTTCACTGCCAAGGACTTAAGCAAG CAACTTCACTCCAGTGTCCGAACTGGTAACCTGGAGACATGTCTGAGGTTACTCTCTCTGGGAGCCCAGGCCAACTTCTTTCACCCA GAAAAAGGGAATACGCCGCTGCATGTGGCTGCCAAGGCAGGCCAGCTGTTTCAGGCCGAGCTGCTGACAGTCTACGGGGCCGACCCCGGCGCCCCCGACACCAGCGCCAAGACTCCCATTGACTATGCAAG GCAAGCTGGCTACCATGACCTGGCTGATAGGCTGGTGGAGATTCAGTATGAACTTACCGACAGACTGGCTTTCTATCTCTGTGGAAGAAAGCCTG ATCATAAAAATGGCCAACACTTCATCGTCCCACAGATGGCCGACAG GAACAT CAGTTTAGATTTATCAGAACTGGCAAAGGCTGCCAAGAAGAAACTCCAGTCT CTCAGTAATCATTTGTTTGAGGAGCTGGCGATGGACGTGTATGACGAGGTGGACAGACGGGAGACGGATGCAG TATGGCTGGCGACACAGAACCACAGCACGCTGGTGACAGACACCACCGTGGTGCCTTTCCTTCCTGTGAACCCAGAGTACTCATCAACACGAAACCAG GGACGGCAAAAACTTGCGAGATTTAATGCACATGAATTTGCAACACTTGTCATCGACATATTAAGTGACGCGAAGCGTCGACAGCTGGGAAACTCTACGATGAGTCCCAAAG AAAACGTTGAACTTATCCTAAAAAGCGTGAGCATCCGGCGCGGCAGTGAGGGTCTGGACAATGACCAGCCGGACTACGACAGTGTGGCCTCTGACGAGGACACTGATCAGGAGCCACCCTCGGGCAAGGACCGGACCAAG AGTCTGGACTCGGACCTGTCAGACGGACCTGTCACGGTGCAGGAGTTCCTGGAGGTGAAGCACGCCCTGTCTGCCTCGGAGGCCAAGATCAAGCAGCTGATGAAGGTCAACAGCAACTTAAGTGGCGAACTGCGACTGATGCAGAAAAAG CTGCATTCTCTGCAAAGCGAGAACACGTCTCTCAGGCGACAGGGCCCAACCACCCATATCTATCAGGTCCCCATCAGCAGTGGGTCAGAGTACActgaccctccctcctccagcCCCTCGGCCATGAAGCGCCGGCAGTCAGCGCGGGCCAGCCGGCCCATGTCCATGTCTATTTATGAGACTGGCTCGGGCCTGAAGCCCTACCTCCCCAAGGGGGAGACCCCCTACCCAGAGGAGGGTATCCCCACCCTGCAACCCTTCCTACCACCTCAT ATGGGAAGGGGTGCTTTTGTGACTTCttcatccctcccctccttcccatcCACCCTGTCCTGGTCACGGGACGAAAGTGCTCAAAGG GCCTccaagatggagaaacagagcagcATGTCCGACGGTGACTATGACAACACAACCAATGACTCTGAGTTGGAGGACTCAGG TGTGGGCAGGAGGGGGAGGCTTAGGAGCAGTGGCTGGCTTGGGGAGGGCAGCTCCATCCCTGAACTGGATGATCTTGAAGCCGAGCCAGACTCTGCGCTCCCCAGCACCGAGGATGTCATTCGCAAGACGGAGCAGATCACCAAGAACATCCAGGATCTGCTCCGCGCTGCACAGGAGAACAAGCACGACAG CTTTATACCCTGCTCCGAAAGAATACATGTGGCTGTGACGGAAATGGCTGCCCTCTTTCCCAAG AGACCACGTTCGGAGACAGTGCGAGGTCCCCTGCGCCTGTTGACGTCCAGCGCCTTCCGGCTCCAGGGAGAGTGTCAGAAGGCAGTGCCCTCAGAGGGAGGTCCAGGGCCTGACATGCAGCTGGTCACCCAGCAGGTTATCCAGTGTGCCTATGACATCGCCAAGGCGGCCAAACAGCTTGTCACCATTACCACCAAGGAGAACAGCAACTGA
- the git2a gene encoding ARF GTPase-activating protein GIT2a isoform X1, translating into MSKRLRNSELCADCSVPEPRWASVNRGVLICDECCSVHRSLGRHSSQVRHLTHTPWAPTQLQMVQMLYNNSANSIWEHSLLDPASVMSGKRKANPQDKVHPNKTEFIKAKYQMLAFVHRMPCRDDDSFTAKDLSKQLHSSVRTGNLETCLRLLSLGAQANFFHPEKGNTPLHVAAKAGQLFQAELLTVYGADPGAPDTSAKTPIDYARQAGYHDLADRLVEIQYELTDRLAFYLCGRKPDHKNGQHFIVPQMADRNISLDLSELAKAAKKKLQSLSNHLFEELAMDVYDEVDRRETDAVWLATQNHSTLVTDTTVVPFLPVNPEYSSTRNQGRQKLARFNAHEFATLVIDILSDAKRRQLGNSTMSPKENVELILKSVSIRRGSEGLDNDQPDYDSVASDEDTDQEPPSGKDRTKSLDSDLSDGPVTVQEFLEVKHALSASEAKIKQLMKVNSNLSGELRLMQKKLHSLQSENTSLRRQGPTTHIYQVPISSGSEYTDPPSSSPSAMKRRQSARASRPMSMSIYETGSGLKPYLPKGETPYPEEGIPTLQPFLPPHMGRGAFVTSSSLPSFPSTLSWSRDESAQRASKMEKQSSMSDGDYDNTTNDSELEDSGVGRRGRLRSSGWLGEGSSIPELDDLEAEPDSALPSTEDVIRKTEQITKNIQDLLRAAQENKHDRPCEGVRRLRHSLGCFSSLVPWAEKAPSPLQPLNLRSLDPAACFIPCSERIHVAVTEMAALFPKRPRSETVRGPLRLLTSSAFRLQGECQKAVPSEGGPGPDMQLVTQQVIQCAYDIAKAAKQLVTITTKENSN; encoded by the exons ATGTCTAAACGATTAAGGAATAGTGAGCTATGCGCGGATTGCAGTGTGCCAG AGCCTCGTTGGGCTTCTGTGAACAGGGGCGTGTTGATCTGCGACGAGTGCTGTAGTGTTCATCGGAGTCTGGGCAGACACAGCTCCCAAGTGCGTCACCTGACTCACACACCATGGGCTCCTACACAGTTACAG ATGGTTCAGATGTTATACAACAACAGTGCAAATTCGATATGGGAACACTCTCTACTGGACCCAGCATCTGTGATGAGTGGGAAACGCAAGGCCAACCCTCAGGACAAAGTACA CCCAAATAAAACAGAGTTCATAAAGGCCAAATACCAAATGCTGGCTTTTGTCCACCGGATGCCTTGTCGAGATGACGACAGCTTCACTGCCAAGGACTTAAGCAAG CAACTTCACTCCAGTGTCCGAACTGGTAACCTGGAGACATGTCTGAGGTTACTCTCTCTGGGAGCCCAGGCCAACTTCTTTCACCCA GAAAAAGGGAATACGCCGCTGCATGTGGCTGCCAAGGCAGGCCAGCTGTTTCAGGCCGAGCTGCTGACAGTCTACGGGGCCGACCCCGGCGCCCCCGACACCAGCGCCAAGACTCCCATTGACTATGCAAG GCAAGCTGGCTACCATGACCTGGCTGATAGGCTGGTGGAGATTCAGTATGAACTTACCGACAGACTGGCTTTCTATCTCTGTGGAAGAAAGCCTG ATCATAAAAATGGCCAACACTTCATCGTCCCACAGATGGCCGACAG GAACAT CAGTTTAGATTTATCAGAACTGGCAAAGGCTGCCAAGAAGAAACTCCAGTCT CTCAGTAATCATTTGTTTGAGGAGCTGGCGATGGACGTGTATGACGAGGTGGACAGACGGGAGACGGATGCAG TATGGCTGGCGACACAGAACCACAGCACGCTGGTGACAGACACCACCGTGGTGCCTTTCCTTCCTGTGAACCCAGAGTACTCATCAACACGAAACCAG GGACGGCAAAAACTTGCGAGATTTAATGCACATGAATTTGCAACACTTGTCATCGACATATTAAGTGACGCGAAGCGTCGACAGCTGGGAAACTCTACGATGAGTCCCAAAG AAAACGTTGAACTTATCCTAAAAAGCGTGAGCATCCGGCGCGGCAGTGAGGGTCTGGACAATGACCAGCCGGACTACGACAGTGTGGCCTCTGACGAGGACACTGATCAGGAGCCACCCTCGGGCAAGGACCGGACCAAG AGTCTGGACTCGGACCTGTCAGACGGACCTGTCACGGTGCAGGAGTTCCTGGAGGTGAAGCACGCCCTGTCTGCCTCGGAGGCCAAGATCAAGCAGCTGATGAAGGTCAACAGCAACTTAAGTGGCGAACTGCGACTGATGCAGAAAAAG CTGCATTCTCTGCAAAGCGAGAACACGTCTCTCAGGCGACAGGGCCCAACCACCCATATCTATCAGGTCCCCATCAGCAGTGGGTCAGAGTACActgaccctccctcctccagcCCCTCGGCCATGAAGCGCCGGCAGTCAGCGCGGGCCAGCCGGCCCATGTCCATGTCTATTTATGAGACTGGCTCGGGCCTGAAGCCCTACCTCCCCAAGGGGGAGACCCCCTACCCAGAGGAGGGTATCCCCACCCTGCAACCCTTCCTACCACCTCAT ATGGGAAGGGGTGCTTTTGTGACTTCttcatccctcccctccttcccatcCACCCTGTCCTGGTCACGGGACGAAAGTGCTCAAAGG GCCTccaagatggagaaacagagcagcATGTCCGACGGTGACTATGACAACACAACCAATGACTCTGAGTTGGAGGACTCAGG TGTGGGCAGGAGGGGGAGGCTTAGGAGCAGTGGCTGGCTTGGGGAGGGCAGCTCCATCCCTGAACTGGATGATCTTGAAGCCGAGCCAGACTCTGCGCTCCCCAGCACCGAGGATGTCATTCGCAAGACGGAGCAGATCACCAAGAACATCCAGGATCTGCTCCGCGCTGCACAGGAGAACAAGCACGACAG ACCTTGTGAGGGTGTCCGCCGGCTCAGGCACAGTCTAGGCTGTTTCAGCAGCCTGGTGCCCTGGGCCGAGAAGGCCCCCTCTCCCCTGCAGCCCCTCAACCTGCGCTCCCTCGATCCTGCCGCCTG CTTTATACCCTGCTCCGAAAGAATACATGTGGCTGTGACGGAAATGGCTGCCCTCTTTCCCAAG AGACCACGTTCGGAGACAGTGCGAGGTCCCCTGCGCCTGTTGACGTCCAGCGCCTTCCGGCTCCAGGGAGAGTGTCAGAAGGCAGTGCCCTCAGAGGGAGGTCCAGGGCCTGACATGCAGCTGGTCACCCAGCAGGTTATCCAGTGTGCCTATGACATCGCCAAGGCGGCCAAACAGCTTGTCACCATTACCACCAAGGAGAACAGCAACTGA
- the git2a gene encoding ARF GTPase-activating protein GIT2a isoform X3 translates to MSKRLRNSELCADCSVPEPRWASVNRGVLICDECCSVHRSLGRHSSQVRHLTHTPWAPTQLQMVQMLYNNSANSIWEHSLLDPASVMSGKRKANPQDKVHPNKTEFIKAKYQMLAFVHRMPCRDDDSFTAKDLSKQLHSSVRTGNLETCLRLLSLGAQANFFHPEKGNTPLHVAAKAGQLFQAELLTVYGADPGAPDTSAKTPIDYARQAGYHDLADRLVEIQYELTDRLAFYLCGRKPDHKNGQHFIVPQMADRNISLDLSELAKAAKKKLQSLSNHLFEELAMDVYDEVDRRETDAVWLATQNHSTLVTDTTVVPFLPVNPEYSSTRNQGRQKLARFNAHEFATLVIDILSDAKRRQLGNSTMSPKENVELILKSVSIRRGSEGLDNDQPDYDSVASDEDTDQEPPSGKDRTKSLDSDLSDGPVTVQEFLEVKHALSASEAKIKQLMKVNSNLSGELRLMQKKLHSLQSENTSLRRQGPTTHIYQVPISSGSEYTDPPSSSPSAMKRRQSARASRPMSMSIYETGSGLKPYLPKGETPYPEEGIPTLQPFLPPHASKMEKQSSMSDGDYDNTTNDSELEDSGVGRRGRLRSSGWLGEGSSIPELDDLEAEPDSALPSTEDVIRKTEQITKNIQDLLRAAQENKHDRPCEGVRRLRHSLGCFSSLVPWAEKAPSPLQPLNLRSLDPAACFIPCSERIHVAVTEMAALFPKRPRSETVRGPLRLLTSSAFRLQGECQKAVPSEGGPGPDMQLVTQQVIQCAYDIAKAAKQLVTITTKENSN, encoded by the exons ATGTCTAAACGATTAAGGAATAGTGAGCTATGCGCGGATTGCAGTGTGCCAG AGCCTCGTTGGGCTTCTGTGAACAGGGGCGTGTTGATCTGCGACGAGTGCTGTAGTGTTCATCGGAGTCTGGGCAGACACAGCTCCCAAGTGCGTCACCTGACTCACACACCATGGGCTCCTACACAGTTACAG ATGGTTCAGATGTTATACAACAACAGTGCAAATTCGATATGGGAACACTCTCTACTGGACCCAGCATCTGTGATGAGTGGGAAACGCAAGGCCAACCCTCAGGACAAAGTACA CCCAAATAAAACAGAGTTCATAAAGGCCAAATACCAAATGCTGGCTTTTGTCCACCGGATGCCTTGTCGAGATGACGACAGCTTCACTGCCAAGGACTTAAGCAAG CAACTTCACTCCAGTGTCCGAACTGGTAACCTGGAGACATGTCTGAGGTTACTCTCTCTGGGAGCCCAGGCCAACTTCTTTCACCCA GAAAAAGGGAATACGCCGCTGCATGTGGCTGCCAAGGCAGGCCAGCTGTTTCAGGCCGAGCTGCTGACAGTCTACGGGGCCGACCCCGGCGCCCCCGACACCAGCGCCAAGACTCCCATTGACTATGCAAG GCAAGCTGGCTACCATGACCTGGCTGATAGGCTGGTGGAGATTCAGTATGAACTTACCGACAGACTGGCTTTCTATCTCTGTGGAAGAAAGCCTG ATCATAAAAATGGCCAACACTTCATCGTCCCACAGATGGCCGACAG GAACAT CAGTTTAGATTTATCAGAACTGGCAAAGGCTGCCAAGAAGAAACTCCAGTCT CTCAGTAATCATTTGTTTGAGGAGCTGGCGATGGACGTGTATGACGAGGTGGACAGACGGGAGACGGATGCAG TATGGCTGGCGACACAGAACCACAGCACGCTGGTGACAGACACCACCGTGGTGCCTTTCCTTCCTGTGAACCCAGAGTACTCATCAACACGAAACCAG GGACGGCAAAAACTTGCGAGATTTAATGCACATGAATTTGCAACACTTGTCATCGACATATTAAGTGACGCGAAGCGTCGACAGCTGGGAAACTCTACGATGAGTCCCAAAG AAAACGTTGAACTTATCCTAAAAAGCGTGAGCATCCGGCGCGGCAGTGAGGGTCTGGACAATGACCAGCCGGACTACGACAGTGTGGCCTCTGACGAGGACACTGATCAGGAGCCACCCTCGGGCAAGGACCGGACCAAG AGTCTGGACTCGGACCTGTCAGACGGACCTGTCACGGTGCAGGAGTTCCTGGAGGTGAAGCACGCCCTGTCTGCCTCGGAGGCCAAGATCAAGCAGCTGATGAAGGTCAACAGCAACTTAAGTGGCGAACTGCGACTGATGCAGAAAAAG CTGCATTCTCTGCAAAGCGAGAACACGTCTCTCAGGCGACAGGGCCCAACCACCCATATCTATCAGGTCCCCATCAGCAGTGGGTCAGAGTACActgaccctccctcctccagcCCCTCGGCCATGAAGCGCCGGCAGTCAGCGCGGGCCAGCCGGCCCATGTCCATGTCTATTTATGAGACTGGCTCGGGCCTGAAGCCCTACCTCCCCAAGGGGGAGACCCCCTACCCAGAGGAGGGTATCCCCACCCTGCAACCCTTCCTACCACCTCAT GCCTccaagatggagaaacagagcagcATGTCCGACGGTGACTATGACAACACAACCAATGACTCTGAGTTGGAGGACTCAGG TGTGGGCAGGAGGGGGAGGCTTAGGAGCAGTGGCTGGCTTGGGGAGGGCAGCTCCATCCCTGAACTGGATGATCTTGAAGCCGAGCCAGACTCTGCGCTCCCCAGCACCGAGGATGTCATTCGCAAGACGGAGCAGATCACCAAGAACATCCAGGATCTGCTCCGCGCTGCACAGGAGAACAAGCACGACAG ACCTTGTGAGGGTGTCCGCCGGCTCAGGCACAGTCTAGGCTGTTTCAGCAGCCTGGTGCCCTGGGCCGAGAAGGCCCCCTCTCCCCTGCAGCCCCTCAACCTGCGCTCCCTCGATCCTGCCGCCTG CTTTATACCCTGCTCCGAAAGAATACATGTGGCTGTGACGGAAATGGCTGCCCTCTTTCCCAAG AGACCACGTTCGGAGACAGTGCGAGGTCCCCTGCGCCTGTTGACGTCCAGCGCCTTCCGGCTCCAGGGAGAGTGTCAGAAGGCAGTGCCCTCAGAGGGAGGTCCAGGGCCTGACATGCAGCTGGTCACCCAGCAGGTTATCCAGTGTGCCTATGACATCGCCAAGGCGGCCAAACAGCTTGTCACCATTACCACCAAGGAGAACAGCAACTGA
- the git2a gene encoding ARF GTPase-activating protein GIT2a isoform X6 — MSKRLRNSELCADCSVPEPRWASVNRGVLICDECCSVHRSLGRHSSQVRHLTHTPWAPTQLQMVQMLYNNSANSIWEHSLLDPASVMSGKRKANPQDKVHPNKTEFIKAKYQMLAFVHRMPCRDDDSFTAKDLSKQLHSSVRTGNLETCLRLLSLGAQANFFHPEKGNTPLHVAAKAGQLFQAELLTVYGADPGAPDTSAKTPIDYARQAGYHDLADRLVEIQYELTDRLAFYLCGRKPDHKNGQHFIVPQMADRNISLDLSELAKAAKKKLQSLSNHLFEELAMDVYDEVDRRETDAVWLATQNHSTLVTDTTVVPFLPVNPEYSSTRNQGRQKLARFNAHEFATLVIDILSDAKRRQLGNSTMSPKENVELILKSVSIRRGSEGLDNDQPDYDSVASDEDTDQEPPSGKDRTKSLDSDLSDGPVTVQEFLEVKHALSASEAKIKQLMKVNSNLSGELRLMQKKLHSLQSENTSLRRQGPTTHIYQVPISSGSEYTDPPSSSPSAMKRRQSARASRPMSMSIYETGSGLKPYLPKGETPYPEEGIPTLQPFLPPHASKMEKQSSMSDGDYDNTTNDSELEDSGVGRRGRLRSSGWLGEGSSIPELDDLEAEPDSALPSTEDVIRKTEQITKNIQDLLRAAQENKHDSFIPCSERIHVAVTEMAALFPKRPRSETVRGPLRLLTSSAFRLQGECQKAVPSEGGPGPDMQLVTQQVIQCAYDIAKAAKQLVTITTKENSN; from the exons ATGTCTAAACGATTAAGGAATAGTGAGCTATGCGCGGATTGCAGTGTGCCAG AGCCTCGTTGGGCTTCTGTGAACAGGGGCGTGTTGATCTGCGACGAGTGCTGTAGTGTTCATCGGAGTCTGGGCAGACACAGCTCCCAAGTGCGTCACCTGACTCACACACCATGGGCTCCTACACAGTTACAG ATGGTTCAGATGTTATACAACAACAGTGCAAATTCGATATGGGAACACTCTCTACTGGACCCAGCATCTGTGATGAGTGGGAAACGCAAGGCCAACCCTCAGGACAAAGTACA CCCAAATAAAACAGAGTTCATAAAGGCCAAATACCAAATGCTGGCTTTTGTCCACCGGATGCCTTGTCGAGATGACGACAGCTTCACTGCCAAGGACTTAAGCAAG CAACTTCACTCCAGTGTCCGAACTGGTAACCTGGAGACATGTCTGAGGTTACTCTCTCTGGGAGCCCAGGCCAACTTCTTTCACCCA GAAAAAGGGAATACGCCGCTGCATGTGGCTGCCAAGGCAGGCCAGCTGTTTCAGGCCGAGCTGCTGACAGTCTACGGGGCCGACCCCGGCGCCCCCGACACCAGCGCCAAGACTCCCATTGACTATGCAAG GCAAGCTGGCTACCATGACCTGGCTGATAGGCTGGTGGAGATTCAGTATGAACTTACCGACAGACTGGCTTTCTATCTCTGTGGAAGAAAGCCTG ATCATAAAAATGGCCAACACTTCATCGTCCCACAGATGGCCGACAG GAACAT CAGTTTAGATTTATCAGAACTGGCAAAGGCTGCCAAGAAGAAACTCCAGTCT CTCAGTAATCATTTGTTTGAGGAGCTGGCGATGGACGTGTATGACGAGGTGGACAGACGGGAGACGGATGCAG TATGGCTGGCGACACAGAACCACAGCACGCTGGTGACAGACACCACCGTGGTGCCTTTCCTTCCTGTGAACCCAGAGTACTCATCAACACGAAACCAG GGACGGCAAAAACTTGCGAGATTTAATGCACATGAATTTGCAACACTTGTCATCGACATATTAAGTGACGCGAAGCGTCGACAGCTGGGAAACTCTACGATGAGTCCCAAAG AAAACGTTGAACTTATCCTAAAAAGCGTGAGCATCCGGCGCGGCAGTGAGGGTCTGGACAATGACCAGCCGGACTACGACAGTGTGGCCTCTGACGAGGACACTGATCAGGAGCCACCCTCGGGCAAGGACCGGACCAAG AGTCTGGACTCGGACCTGTCAGACGGACCTGTCACGGTGCAGGAGTTCCTGGAGGTGAAGCACGCCCTGTCTGCCTCGGAGGCCAAGATCAAGCAGCTGATGAAGGTCAACAGCAACTTAAGTGGCGAACTGCGACTGATGCAGAAAAAG CTGCATTCTCTGCAAAGCGAGAACACGTCTCTCAGGCGACAGGGCCCAACCACCCATATCTATCAGGTCCCCATCAGCAGTGGGTCAGAGTACActgaccctccctcctccagcCCCTCGGCCATGAAGCGCCGGCAGTCAGCGCGGGCCAGCCGGCCCATGTCCATGTCTATTTATGAGACTGGCTCGGGCCTGAAGCCCTACCTCCCCAAGGGGGAGACCCCCTACCCAGAGGAGGGTATCCCCACCCTGCAACCCTTCCTACCACCTCAT GCCTccaagatggagaaacagagcagcATGTCCGACGGTGACTATGACAACACAACCAATGACTCTGAGTTGGAGGACTCAGG TGTGGGCAGGAGGGGGAGGCTTAGGAGCAGTGGCTGGCTTGGGGAGGGCAGCTCCATCCCTGAACTGGATGATCTTGAAGCCGAGCCAGACTCTGCGCTCCCCAGCACCGAGGATGTCATTCGCAAGACGGAGCAGATCACCAAGAACATCCAGGATCTGCTCCGCGCTGCACAGGAGAACAAGCACGACAG CTTTATACCCTGCTCCGAAAGAATACATGTGGCTGTGACGGAAATGGCTGCCCTCTTTCCCAAG AGACCACGTTCGGAGACAGTGCGAGGTCCCCTGCGCCTGTTGACGTCCAGCGCCTTCCGGCTCCAGGGAGAGTGTCAGAAGGCAGTGCCCTCAGAGGGAGGTCCAGGGCCTGACATGCAGCTGGTCACCCAGCAGGTTATCCAGTGTGCCTATGACATCGCCAAGGCGGCCAAACAGCTTGTCACCATTACCACCAAGGAGAACAGCAACTGA